A single genomic interval of Deltaproteobacteria bacterium harbors:
- a CDS encoding IS701 family transposase has product MADSKRVAGGRWDEYVARLSGVIGHRDREEPLRAYLAGLLLPGERKSVEPMAARLDPRHVSARHQSMHHFISGAAWSDDEVLRVARDYVLPLMERHAPVGAWIVDDTGMPKKGVHSAGVSRQYCGVLGKQENCQVAVTVSLANTVMSVPGAYRLYLPETWAKDHKRRNAAGVPSDIVFRTKWEIALTQIDDLLADDLPRSPVLADAGYGNVTEFREALCARGLRYAVGINPETRVWPPGIEPLPAKPSTGRGRPPRLLRRDAGHRPESAEALARSLGDDAWRTVRWREGTRGTMSSRFAAVRVRAAHRDYWKAEPREREWLVIEWPPREKKPAKYWLSTAPETTEIDDLVRLIKLRWRIERDHEEMKQELGLDHYEGRGWRGFHHHGVLCVAAYAFLAAERARLSPPEPLAFLKAAPLPKSFRPRGSPDTVRTSQPRVHRDDTH; this is encoded by the coding sequence ATGGCTGATTCCAAGCGTGTCGCCGGCGGTCGTTGGGATGAGTATGTTGCGCGGTTGAGCGGCGTCATCGGACATCGGGACCGCGAAGAGCCGCTTCGGGCTTACCTCGCGGGCTTGCTGTTGCCGGGCGAACGCAAGAGCGTGGAGCCAATGGCGGCCCGACTCGATCCGCGTCACGTGTCGGCTCGTCATCAGTCGATGCACCATTTTATCTCGGGTGCGGCATGGAGCGATGACGAGGTCCTTCGGGTGGCGAGAGACTATGTCCTTCCGCTGATGGAGCGCCATGCCCCGGTGGGCGCCTGGATCGTGGATGATACGGGAATGCCCAAGAAGGGCGTGCACTCGGCGGGGGTGTCCCGCCAGTACTGCGGGGTTCTGGGTAAACAGGAGAACTGTCAGGTGGCGGTGACGGTCTCGCTGGCCAACACGGTCATGAGCGTCCCCGGGGCTTATCGGCTCTATTTGCCGGAGACGTGGGCGAAGGACCACAAGCGACGCAACGCCGCGGGGGTGCCGTCAGACATTGTATTCCGGACGAAATGGGAGATCGCCTTGACGCAGATTGACGATCTTCTGGCCGACGATCTTCCCCGCTCCCCGGTGTTGGCGGATGCGGGTTACGGGAATGTGACGGAGTTTCGGGAGGCGCTTTGCGCTCGCGGTTTGCGTTACGCCGTCGGCATCAACCCGGAGACCCGCGTCTGGCCGCCGGGTATCGAGCCGCTGCCGGCGAAGCCGTCGACCGGTCGCGGGCGCCCGCCACGTTTATTAAGGCGAGACGCCGGGCACCGCCCCGAATCGGCCGAGGCCTTGGCGCGGTCGTTGGGCGACGACGCATGGCGCACCGTTCGCTGGCGCGAAGGAACCCGGGGAACGATGTCGTCCCGATTCGCCGCCGTTCGCGTACGGGCGGCGCATCGCGATTATTGGAAAGCCGAGCCCCGGGAGCGGGAGTGGTTGGTGATTGAATGGCCCCCTCGCGAGAAAAAACCCGCAAAATACTGGTTGTCCACCGCTCCGGAAACGACGGAGATCGACGATCTCGTCCGTCTCATCAAGCTGCGTTGGCGAATCGAACGCGATCACGAGGAAATGAAACAGGAACTCGGGCTCGATCACTATGAGGGTCGCGGATGGCGGGGGTTCCATCATCATGGGGTCCTATGCGTCGCGGCCTACGCCTTCCTCGCCGCCGAACGCGCGAGGCTTTCCCCCCCAGAGCCTTTGGCCTTCCTCAAAGCGGCTCCCTTACCCAAGAGTTTTCGACCACGGGGCTCTCCCGATACGGTCAGAACGTCACAACCCCGCGTCCATCGCGACGATACGCATTGA